The proteins below are encoded in one region of Acidithiobacillus ferrooxidans ATCC 23270:
- a CDS encoding efflux RND transporter periplasmic adaptor subunit, which translates to MKARNWIIGMGLLGIGVGLGAGAVWWLRVPAAAPSANSTATHSQEGTPKGRHILYWAAPMNPKIHSDHPMKDSMGMAYLPVYASSPNAPKASGLSIDPRLAQNLGVRLVDVQRRPMGQAIHTVGTVAVDENRVYSVNPRFSGWVTRLNVRAVGDPVRRGQVLAEIYSPELYSAQQEYLIARRQGGTTEDSALLAAAKAKLRLLGMPEGEIAALAQRGTAQRDVPLLAPASGVVESLDVRQGGYVSPQTNIYAIANLDRVWVNVALYSYQLPWIRIGNPVRLHLPAYPGKDWEGRLNFLYPTLDPKNRTVTARLSFPNPGGELRPGTYATATILASPKETLAVPSSAVLRTAQGDYVMLGEGQGHFLPVQVALGPETDGWVAIDKGLKVGDRVVESAQFLLYSESQFQSVKARMLGGNTAPTTSAMPGSGRSRSQNSGLTQGRESPAPAAPAGDAGAPPTPPTSSGPGTTPGMNRGQEGQSHD; encoded by the coding sequence ATGAAGGCACGCAACTGGATCATCGGCATGGGCCTGCTGGGCATTGGTGTAGGTCTGGGGGCTGGCGCGGTGTGGTGGCTGCGAGTCCCTGCCGCGGCACCGAGTGCCAACTCCACCGCAACCCATTCTCAGGAAGGCACGCCAAAGGGACGGCATATCCTCTACTGGGCCGCCCCCATGAACCCCAAGATTCATTCGGATCACCCAATGAAGGACAGCATGGGGATGGCGTATCTCCCGGTCTATGCCTCCAGTCCGAACGCGCCCAAGGCGTCCGGCCTCAGCATCGATCCGCGCCTAGCCCAAAACCTGGGAGTGCGTCTCGTGGATGTCCAGCGCCGTCCGATGGGTCAGGCCATCCACACCGTGGGCACCGTGGCAGTGGACGAGAACCGCGTCTATTCCGTCAATCCGCGCTTCTCCGGCTGGGTGACACGCTTGAATGTCCGCGCCGTCGGTGACCCCGTGCGGCGCGGACAGGTACTCGCCGAGATTTATTCTCCCGAGCTGTATAGCGCCCAACAGGAATATCTCATTGCCCGTCGCCAGGGCGGAACGACGGAAGACTCGGCTCTGCTGGCGGCAGCCAAGGCGAAATTGCGACTGCTGGGCATGCCGGAAGGCGAGATCGCGGCCCTGGCCCAGCGCGGGACGGCGCAACGGGACGTGCCACTCCTGGCGCCTGCTTCCGGGGTGGTCGAGAGCCTCGACGTGCGCCAAGGTGGTTACGTCTCGCCCCAGACGAATATCTATGCAATCGCCAATCTCGACCGGGTATGGGTCAATGTAGCGCTCTACTCCTACCAATTGCCCTGGATACGGATCGGCAACCCCGTGCGCCTGCATCTGCCGGCCTATCCCGGCAAGGACTGGGAAGGACGTCTGAACTTTCTCTATCCGACCCTCGACCCCAAAAACCGGACGGTGACGGCCCGGCTGAGCTTTCCCAATCCCGGCGGAGAGTTGCGCCCCGGCACCTACGCCACCGCCACTATTTTAGCCAGCCCCAAGGAGACCCTGGCGGTGCCCAGCAGCGCCGTACTGCGTACCGCTCAGGGGGATTACGTGATGCTGGGTGAGGGCCAAGGGCACTTCCTGCCGGTACAGGTCGCCCTAGGGCCGGAAACCGACGGCTGGGTAGCCATCGACAAGGGACTCAAGGTGGGCGACCGGGTGGTGGAGAGCGCCCAGTTCCTGCTCTATTCCGAATCCCAGTTCCAGTCGGTCAAGGCCCGCATGCTGGGTGGCAACACGGCGCCCACCACGAGTGCCATGCCGGGCAGTGGACGTTCCCGGTCGCAGAACAGTGGTCTGACTCAGGGCCGGGAATCCCCGGCGCCGGCCGCTCCCGCCGGGGATGCAGGCGCCCCACCGACGCCCCCGACCTCGTCCGGCCCGGGTACCACGCCCGGAATGAACAGGGGCCAGGAAGGTCAATCCCATGATTAA
- a CDS encoding IS110-like element ISAfe3 family transposase → MELQSLFHRVIGLDVHQAQVTACAILTDPDGNVTIERRQFGAFQKDRKALALWCASHRPDTVVMESTGIYWKSPYAALEKVGIQAQVVNARHVKQVPGRKTDVGDAEWLATLARAGLLRGSFVPPAQLRELRLIARQRQNLVGMLSSEKNRLHKVLTDGGIRLGVVVSDIHGQSARAMIQALIQGSPPEAVLRLASRRLKASQEEILDALQGELSASHRFVLDETLRHIESLEAQIARFDVQLLEGLKPQKNALELLQTLPGIDTVGAALLLVEIGDDMSVFGSADRLASWTGLCPGNNESAGKRKSGRTRKGNPYVRRILCECAHAASRTHCALRSKFQSLVVRRGHKRSIIALAHKMLRIIYFMLSHGKYYRDADTDYEALSVQRNASRWIKKLIKFGFLPQHQPA, encoded by the coding sequence ATGGAACTGCAATCCCTCTTTCACCGGGTTATCGGACTGGATGTTCATCAGGCCCAGGTCACCGCCTGTGCCATTCTCACGGACCCTGACGGAAACGTTACGATTGAGCGCCGGCAATTTGGTGCTTTTCAGAAGGACCGGAAGGCATTGGCCCTGTGGTGTGCCTCCCATCGGCCCGATACGGTGGTCATGGAGAGCACCGGGATCTACTGGAAGAGTCCCTATGCGGCCCTGGAAAAGGTGGGGATCCAGGCACAGGTCGTGAACGCCAGGCACGTCAAACAGGTCCCCGGTCGCAAGACCGATGTTGGGGATGCAGAGTGGCTCGCCACCCTGGCTCGAGCCGGACTGCTGCGGGGTTCCTTCGTTCCCCCGGCACAACTGCGGGAGCTGCGGCTGATCGCCCGACAGCGGCAAAATCTGGTGGGCATGCTCTCGTCGGAGAAAAACCGCTTGCACAAGGTGCTGACCGATGGCGGAATTCGACTGGGGGTGGTGGTCAGCGATATCCATGGGCAATCGGCCCGGGCCATGATCCAGGCCCTGATTCAGGGGAGTCCCCCGGAGGCCGTACTCCGACTGGCCAGCCGACGGCTCAAAGCCAGCCAGGAGGAGATCCTGGATGCCCTGCAAGGCGAGTTGAGTGCCAGTCACCGCTTTGTCCTGGACGAGACGCTCCGCCATATCGAGTCTCTGGAGGCCCAAATCGCGCGCTTCGATGTCCAACTGCTGGAGGGCTTGAAGCCGCAAAAGAATGCTCTCGAACTCCTGCAGACCTTGCCGGGCATCGATACCGTGGGTGCTGCCTTGCTGCTGGTCGAAATCGGAGACGACATGAGCGTCTTTGGGAGCGCCGATCGACTGGCCTCCTGGACCGGCCTTTGTCCCGGGAACAATGAGTCTGCCGGAAAACGGAAAAGTGGGCGAACCCGCAAGGGCAACCCGTATGTCCGTCGGATCCTCTGCGAATGCGCCCACGCCGCCAGTCGTACCCACTGCGCCCTGCGCTCCAAGTTCCAGAGTCTGGTCGTCCGTAGGGGGCACAAGCGCTCCATCATCGCCCTGGCCCACAAAATGCTGCGCATCATCTACTTCATGCTCTCACACGGCAAGTACTACCGGGATGCCGATACGGACTATGAGGCACTGAGTGTGCAGCGCAATGCTTCTCGCTGGATCAAGAAACTGATCAAATTCGGCTTCCTGCCGCAGCATCAGCCAGCGTAG
- a CDS encoding SHOCT domain-containing protein produces MWPYMMGGFGNGYDWTGSVFMVLFWGLLCLLLIFAIVAGVMLLVQAFTGRGIRGGEKNTALDVLHERYARGEIGRDEYLERRRDLEQ; encoded by the coding sequence ATGTGGCCTTACATGATGGGTGGTTTTGGCAATGGTTATGATTGGACAGGGTCGGTATTCATGGTCCTGTTTTGGGGTTTGCTTTGCCTTTTGCTGATTTTTGCCATCGTTGCCGGCGTCATGTTGCTGGTGCAGGCCTTCACGGGTCGCGGGATTCGGGGCGGCGAGAAAAACACCGCGCTGGATGTGCTCCATGAACGCTATGCCCGCGGGGAAATAGGAAGGGATGAATACCTGGAAAGACGTCGCGACCTGGAACAATAA
- a CDS encoding efflux RND transporter permease subunit produces the protein MSVRAIMRWCMENRLLVMIAVLVLTVAGTLAVINIPLEAIPDISPTQVIIKTSYPGQAPQIVQDQVTYPLETTLQEVPGAQAVRGYSMFGDSYVYVLFKGGTSIYQARNLVLQYLSQVQSKLPPGITPALGPNSSGVDWIFEYALTDPSGTLNLAQLTTLQNWFLKYELQGISGVAEVATVGGMVQEYQVVVNPQKLLAYNLTLPEVEAAIRAANGETSGSVVDMGEASYIVRTSGYIHSLKALEDASLGVRNGVPITLREVARVQLGPQLPNGIAELNGHGQVVGGIVMMNQGGNAYALIHQIERKLKEIQPSLPKGVKVVTTYSQAPLIQRSIHTLTGKLLEESLAVALISLLFLLRARSALVALIALPLGILAAFFIMWSLGIPANIMSLGGIAIAIGVMMDAPVVMIENMHKHLEHNPGVDPWAAAIAAAEEVGPALFFSLIIIAVSFLPVFALGGEEGKLFAPLAFTKTFSVAAAAMLSVTLVPILMAWFIRGRILPESKNPLNRVLAFLYRPVIHGVLRAPWIILVLALLLTATLYYPWNRLGSEFMPPLNEGTLLYMPVTQDPAVSIGQAAALLQQTDRILKTFPEVETVFGEAGRAQTATDQSPLSMFDTVVNLKNPDQWPAGMTMHKLQSKMNKALQVPGLSNIWTQPLKGRVDMLTTGLQTPLGIKIGGTDLDTLNRLGQDLQTVLRKVPGTQSAYAARVTGGRYIVVHTDRAKAARYGLSVADVNRLVETAIGGEILTTAVQGLERFPVDLRYPRELRQSLATLMESRIAAPDGAQIPLAQVADLRIEGGPAMLTSDNSRLNSWIYIDLKPGTNIGAYVPRAKAAIAKAVRLPGGYTVSWVGQYQVMEQAAKRLELVIPAVILLIALLLYFNFKNWVEVTIILLTLPLSLVGGFWLVYWLGYKLSVAVAVGFIALAGVAAEFGVVMLLYLDQALIRRQARDTLQSWHDLQLAVIEGTMLRLRPLAMTLTLVVGGLLPIMFSHGAGADVMKRIAAPMVGGMFSAALLALLVIPALYALWQKRRLGLR, from the coding sequence ATGTCCGTTAGGGCGATCATGCGTTGGTGTATGGAAAACCGCTTGCTGGTCATGATTGCTGTCTTGGTGTTGACCGTCGCCGGTACGCTGGCGGTGATCAATATTCCCCTGGAGGCCATCCCCGACATCTCGCCCACCCAGGTCATCATCAAGACCTCCTATCCGGGCCAGGCTCCGCAGATCGTTCAGGATCAGGTGACCTATCCCCTGGAGACCACCCTGCAGGAGGTGCCCGGCGCCCAAGCCGTGCGCGGCTACTCGATGTTCGGGGATTCCTATGTCTACGTCCTCTTCAAGGGTGGCACCAGCATCTATCAGGCCCGTAATCTGGTACTCCAATACCTGAGCCAGGTGCAGTCCAAGCTGCCGCCGGGGATCACGCCGGCCCTTGGCCCCAACAGTTCGGGGGTGGACTGGATCTTCGAGTATGCCCTCACCGATCCCAGCGGAACTTTGAATCTGGCCCAACTCACCACCTTGCAGAACTGGTTCCTCAAGTACGAACTGCAGGGCATCTCCGGCGTCGCCGAGGTGGCGACGGTGGGGGGGATGGTGCAAGAGTACCAAGTGGTGGTGAACCCCCAGAAACTCCTCGCCTACAACCTGACCCTGCCGGAGGTGGAGGCCGCCATCCGCGCCGCGAACGGGGAGACCAGCGGCTCGGTGGTGGATATGGGGGAAGCGAGTTATATCGTCCGTACCTCGGGTTACATCCATTCCCTGAAAGCCCTGGAGGATGCTTCGCTGGGGGTGCGCAACGGCGTGCCCATTACACTGCGGGAGGTGGCCCGTGTGCAGTTGGGGCCGCAGTTGCCCAACGGGATTGCCGAGCTCAACGGCCACGGACAGGTGGTGGGCGGGATCGTCATGATGAACCAGGGCGGCAACGCCTACGCCCTCATCCACCAGATCGAGCGCAAGCTGAAGGAAATCCAGCCCTCCCTGCCCAAGGGCGTGAAGGTTGTCACCACCTACAGCCAAGCTCCGCTCATCCAGCGCAGTATCCATACCCTGACCGGTAAGCTGCTGGAAGAATCCCTGGCGGTGGCGCTCATCTCCCTGCTCTTTCTGCTGCGTGCACGTTCGGCGCTGGTGGCGCTCATCGCCCTGCCGCTGGGGATACTGGCCGCCTTTTTCATCATGTGGTCTCTGGGGATCCCCGCCAACATCATGTCCCTGGGCGGCATCGCCATCGCCATCGGCGTGATGATGGATGCCCCCGTGGTCATGATCGAGAATATGCACAAGCATTTAGAACACAACCCCGGCGTCGACCCTTGGGCGGCGGCCATAGCGGCGGCGGAGGAGGTCGGTCCGGCACTGTTCTTCTCGCTGATCATCATCGCCGTTTCCTTCCTGCCGGTCTTCGCCCTGGGCGGCGAGGAAGGCAAGCTCTTCGCGCCCCTCGCCTTCACCAAGACATTTTCCGTGGCCGCCGCCGCCATGCTCTCGGTAACCCTGGTGCCCATCCTCATGGCTTGGTTCATTCGCGGCCGCATCCTCCCCGAAAGCAAAAACCCCCTGAATCGGGTCCTGGCTTTCCTCTACCGACCGGTCATCCACGGTGTCCTGCGCGCTCCCTGGATCATTTTGGTCCTCGCCCTGCTGCTCACGGCCACCCTCTACTACCCCTGGAATCGCCTGGGGTCGGAATTTATGCCACCCCTGAACGAGGGGACGCTGCTCTACATGCCGGTCACCCAGGATCCGGCAGTCTCCATCGGCCAGGCGGCCGCGCTCCTGCAGCAAACGGACCGCATCCTGAAGACCTTCCCCGAGGTGGAGACGGTTTTCGGCGAGGCCGGAAGGGCACAAACGGCGACCGATCAATCGCCCCTGTCCATGTTTGATACGGTGGTGAATTTGAAAAATCCCGACCAGTGGCCAGCCGGGATGACCATGCACAAGCTGCAAAGCAAGATGAACAAAGCCTTGCAAGTCCCCGGCCTGTCGAATATCTGGACGCAGCCGCTCAAAGGACGGGTGGATATGCTGACTACCGGTCTCCAGACGCCATTAGGCATTAAAATCGGCGGAACGGATCTCGATACCCTGAACCGCCTGGGGCAGGACCTCCAAACGGTTTTGCGCAAGGTCCCTGGGACCCAAAGCGCCTATGCGGCCCGCGTCACCGGTGGCCGCTACATCGTCGTGCACACCGACCGCGCCAAGGCCGCCCGCTACGGTCTTTCGGTGGCGGATGTGAACCGTCTGGTGGAGACGGCGATCGGCGGCGAGATCCTGACCACTGCGGTGCAAGGGCTGGAGCGCTTCCCGGTGGATCTCCGTTACCCCCGGGAACTGCGCCAGTCCCTGGCCACCCTGATGGAAAGCCGCATCGCCGCTCCCGACGGCGCCCAGATCCCTTTGGCCCAGGTGGCCGACCTCCGCATCGAGGGAGGGCCAGCCATGCTCACTAGCGACAACAGTCGGCTGAACAGTTGGATCTACATTGACCTGAAGCCCGGCACCAACATCGGTGCTTATGTGCCCCGCGCCAAGGCGGCGATTGCGAAAGCCGTCCGTCTCCCAGGAGGTTATACCGTCTCCTGGGTAGGCCAGTATCAGGTCATGGAGCAGGCCGCCAAGCGCCTGGAGCTGGTCATTCCCGCCGTCATTCTGCTGATCGCCCTGCTCCTCTACTTCAACTTCAAAAACTGGGTGGAGGTGACCATCATCCTGCTCACCCTGCCCCTGTCCCTGGTCGGCGGTTTCTGGCTCGTCTACTGGCTCGGCTACAAACTCTCGGTGGCCGTGGCCGTGGGCTTCATCGCCCTGGCGGGGGTGGCGGCAGAATTCGGGGTGGTGATGCTCCTCTACCTGGATCAGGCCCTCATCCGGCGGCAGGCCCGCGACACCTTGCAGAGTTGGCATGATCTTCAGCTTGCCGTCATCGAGGGGACCATGCTGCGTCTGCGGCCTCTGGCCATGACCTTGACCCTGGTGGTGGGTGGCCTCTTGCCCATCATGTTCAGCCATGGCGCCGGTGCCGATGTGATGAAGCGTATTGCCGCCCCCATGGTGGGCGGCATGTTCAGCGCCGCGTTACTGGCGCTGCTGGTGATCCCCGCCCTCTACGCCCTGTGGCAGAAACGGCGATTGGGCCTGCGGTGA
- a CDS encoding TolC family protein: MSDVQRSSGNKYFLKWVAAIRRGAELLSLPVMLMMVFSPYASAVSLSLQSAEAIALRQNPGLGALTQKIAELRHQAVAVAQLPDPHLALGVVNAPLNNFSMNQQQMSMLSVGLSQTFPSFGKLGLEGQQAGVEAQAAADTLRGQSAELVLLLRRAWLQALYAEDAVATVRHQEQLQTESVQAALALYRSAQGSQADVLRAQLARDSLANDINQLQAEQASDLAQIAQILDLRKPPSIEKQWPNLPPPPTLAQAEARLSGQPLLRSAQAQTRAAQIGVQVAKRGYWPEVTVSVDYGQDFYPGSPNWLSAGVNLSLPIFPGDRQDQDVAAARAKALQAQYRYDDQHLALTQQARTTFARYEALKARLERTDRQLLPTARNAFSATLAAYAAGRAELSAVLRTQKEVLDYALTRLQYRRDLDLSAAELDFLTTQGATQP, encoded by the coding sequence ATGAGCGATGTGCAAAGAAGTTCTGGAAATAAATATTTTCTAAAGTGGGTTGCGGCTATTCGCAGGGGCGCAGAGCTACTCTCCCTTCCCGTCATGCTGATGATGGTGTTTAGCCCTTATGCCAGTGCCGTCTCATTGAGCCTGCAGAGCGCAGAGGCGATCGCCCTGCGGCAAAATCCCGGTCTCGGCGCCCTGACCCAAAAGATCGCGGAATTGCGGCACCAAGCGGTGGCGGTAGCCCAACTCCCCGATCCGCACCTCGCCCTCGGTGTGGTCAACGCACCCCTCAACAACTTCTCCATGAACCAGCAGCAGATGAGCATGCTGAGCGTGGGCCTGAGCCAGACTTTTCCCTCCTTTGGCAAACTGGGGCTGGAAGGGCAGCAGGCAGGGGTGGAAGCCCAGGCGGCGGCCGATACCCTGCGCGGCCAGTCTGCCGAGTTGGTGTTATTGCTGCGCCGCGCCTGGCTGCAAGCCCTCTATGCCGAAGATGCGGTAGCAACGGTCCGACATCAGGAACAGTTGCAGACAGAGAGCGTGCAAGCGGCGCTGGCACTCTATCGCTCCGCGCAAGGGTCACAGGCCGATGTACTCCGCGCACAACTGGCGCGCGACAGCCTAGCCAATGATATCAATCAATTACAGGCGGAGCAGGCGAGCGATCTGGCGCAAATCGCGCAGATCCTGGATCTACGGAAACCGCCGTCCATAGAAAAGCAATGGCCGAACCTGCCACCCCCGCCCACCCTTGCCCAAGCGGAAGCCCGGCTTTCCGGCCAACCCCTCCTGCGGTCCGCCCAGGCGCAAACGCGCGCCGCGCAAATTGGCGTGCAGGTGGCCAAGCGTGGCTATTGGCCGGAAGTCACGGTCAGCGTCGATTATGGCCAGGATTTCTACCCCGGCAGCCCCAACTGGCTGTCAGCGGGGGTCAACCTGAGCCTGCCCATATTTCCGGGAGATCGCCAGGACCAGGACGTCGCCGCCGCCCGGGCCAAGGCACTGCAGGCGCAATATCGCTACGACGATCAGCACCTTGCCTTGACCCAGCAGGCGCGCACCACCTTCGCCCGTTATGAAGCCCTCAAGGCCCGGTTGGAGCGCACCGATCGGCAACTGCTTCCCACCGCCCGGAATGCCTTTTCCGCGACGCTCGCCGCCTACGCGGCGGGACGTGCCGAACTGAGCGCGGTGCTGCGCACCCAGAAAGAAGTGCTGGACTATGCTCTGACCCGCCTGCAATACCGCCGCGACCTGGACCTCAGCGCCGCAGAGCTGGATTTCCTCACCACCCAAGGAGCAACGCAACCATGA